A region from the Spirochaetae bacterium HGW-Spirochaetae-1 genome encodes:
- a CDS encoding protein-L-isoaspartate(D-aspartate) O-methyltransferase, translated as MYQSADGMHYIRKEMVESLNRKGIISSNVLEAMYQVPRHLFVSEALRYSAYNDSSLPIGFGQTISKPSVIGLMVQSLSLTGIERVLEVGTGSGYQTAVLSRLAGSVITLERIRELSMRARTVLSGMDCRNVSFLHSDDFNEAEGTFDAVIVAAGADLFPHDILAKVHEGGRVIIPVGNGSGHRIMKYIRRNDGSFAEEHIGQATFVPLVMS; from the coding sequence TTGTACCAGAGCGCTGACGGTATGCATTATATAAGAAAGGAGATGGTGGAGTCCCTGAACAGGAAGGGTATCATTTCCAGCAATGTCCTTGAGGCCATGTACCAGGTTCCCCGGCATCTTTTCGTCTCCGAGGCCCTGAGATACAGCGCCTATAACGATTCATCTCTGCCTATTGGATTCGGCCAGACCATATCTAAACCATCGGTCATCGGACTCATGGTGCAGTCCCTCTCCCTGACCGGGATCGAGAGGGTCCTGGAAGTGGGGACCGGTTCGGGATATCAGACCGCTGTTCTTTCACGCCTTGCCGGGTCCGTGATAACTCTCGAGAGAATACGGGAATTGTCCATGCGCGCCAGGACGGTTCTGTCCGGCATGGACTGCCGCAACGTGAGCTTTCTCCATTCCGATGATTTCAACGAAGCCGAAGGGACCTTCGATGCGGTGATTGTCGCGGCAGGCGCCGATCTTTTTCCCCATGACATTCTTGCCAAGGTGCATGAGGGCGGGCGTGTAATCATCCCCGTGGGAAACGGTTCCGGCCATCGCATAATGAAGTATATCAGGCGTAATGACGGTTCATTCGCCGAGGAACATATCGGTCAGGCTACTTTTGTCCCTCTTGTCATGAGTTGA
- a CDS encoding excinuclease ABC subunit UvrA produces the protein MTSRSIVIRGAREHNLKNISLEIPRDSLVVMTGLSGSGKSSLAFDTIYAEGQRRYVESLSSYARQFLGLMEKPDVDFIDGLSPAISIEQKTTHRNPRSTVGTVTEIYDYFRLLYARIGVPYCHECGKQISSQSLDQIVESLMTLRSGTRIQVLAPVVRGRKGEHADKFEHARKDGFVRVRVNGEILTLEETIKLDKNKKHSIEIVVDRIVIKDGIRPRLADSIETALSIADGLVLVLLKDDEEKLFSTSLSCPDCGISIPELSPRMFSFNSPYGACEKCSGLGFIMRFDPERIVSDPDKSLYDGVLDVWGKTTSYWYIEQIKSLERGLNFDAHMPWKKLPERIKKIILYGSGGERMNFNVKRENLEFKFNRSFEGVIPNLERRYRETKSDEMREWMEGYMANQVCDSCNGKRLKKESLSVKVAGRPIDQVTAMSIRQSHDFFGSMALSPTEEKISRQVLKEIRTRLKFLNDVGIEYLTLDRAAGTLSGGESQRIRLATQIGSSLTGVLYVLDEPSIGLHQRDNQKLLTTLKHMRDLGNTVIVVEHDEETIREADYVVDLGPGAGLHGGYVVATGTPAEIEANMASITGDYLAGRKSIPVPQERRESRGHIEITGAAENNLKKIDARFPLGVFTAITGVSGSGKSTLVIEILYKALSNLLMRSREYPGAFDKITGIEEVDKVIDIDQSPIGRTPRSNPATYTGLFTPIRDLFTRLPESKVRGYKAGRFSFNVAGGRCETCQGDGVKKIEMHFLPDVYITCEVCKGRRYNHETLEVRYKGKNIYEILEMTVEEALEFFESIPAVKSKLDTLNKVGLGYIKLGQPATTLSGGEAQRVKLATELSKRATGRTVYILDEPTTGLHFADIQKLIDVLNSLVDKGNTLIVIEHNLDVIKTADWIIDLGPEGGDGGGTIVGAGTPEEIARMKESYTGQFLKRIFSRR, from the coding sequence ATGACCAGCCGTTCCATTGTCATCAGGGGAGCCCGCGAGCATAACCTGAAAAACATATCACTGGAAATCCCGCGGGATAGTCTGGTGGTAATGACCGGTCTTTCCGGTTCCGGAAAAAGCTCCCTCGCCTTTGACACGATCTACGCCGAGGGTCAGAGGCGATATGTTGAGTCCCTCTCCTCGTATGCGCGCCAGTTCCTCGGCCTCATGGAAAAGCCCGATGTCGATTTCATCGATGGGCTTTCCCCGGCCATCTCCATCGAACAGAAGACCACGCACCGTAATCCCCGATCAACCGTGGGGACCGTTACGGAAATATATGATTATTTCCGTTTATTATACGCCCGCATCGGTGTTCCCTACTGTCATGAATGCGGCAAGCAGATATCGTCCCAGTCCCTGGACCAGATAGTGGAGTCCCTCATGACGCTTCGTTCGGGAACGCGGATACAGGTCCTGGCGCCCGTGGTCCGCGGCAGAAAGGGCGAGCATGCCGATAAGTTTGAGCATGCCCGGAAAGACGGATTCGTCAGGGTCAGGGTGAACGGTGAAATTCTCACCCTGGAAGAGACTATCAAGCTCGATAAAAACAAAAAACATTCAATAGAAATCGTCGTGGACCGCATCGTCATCAAGGACGGTATCCGTCCCCGCCTGGCCGACTCCATTGAGACGGCCCTGTCTATTGCCGACGGACTGGTACTTGTTTTACTCAAGGATGACGAGGAGAAACTTTTCTCCACGAGCCTCTCCTGTCCCGATTGCGGTATATCCATTCCGGAACTCTCGCCGCGCATGTTTTCCTTCAATAGCCCCTACGGCGCCTGCGAAAAGTGCAGCGGCCTCGGTTTTATCATGCGTTTCGATCCCGAACGAATAGTCTCCGATCCCGACAAATCACTCTACGACGGGGTGCTTGATGTATGGGGGAAGACCACGAGCTACTGGTATATTGAACAGATAAAGTCCCTGGAACGGGGCCTGAATTTTGATGCGCACATGCCGTGGAAGAAGCTGCCCGAACGGATAAAAAAGATCATCCTCTACGGCTCCGGCGGTGAGCGCATGAATTTCAATGTGAAACGCGAGAACCTGGAGTTCAAATTCAACCGTTCCTTCGAGGGGGTCATTCCCAATCTGGAGCGCCGCTATCGTGAAACAAAGTCCGATGAAATGCGTGAATGGATGGAAGGATACATGGCCAACCAGGTATGCGACAGCTGTAACGGCAAGCGGCTGAAAAAGGAAAGTCTTTCAGTAAAAGTGGCGGGCAGACCGATCGACCAGGTGACGGCCATGTCTATCAGGCAGTCCCATGACTTTTTCGGGTCCATGGCCCTTTCTCCCACGGAGGAAAAAATATCCCGCCAGGTGCTGAAGGAAATCAGGACCAGGCTTAAATTTCTCAACGACGTGGGCATAGAATACCTGACTCTTGACCGGGCGGCCGGAACCCTCTCGGGCGGCGAATCACAGCGCATACGCCTGGCCACACAGATCGGCTCGAGCCTCACGGGTGTACTCTATGTACTGGATGAGCCCAGCATCGGCCTGCACCAGCGCGACAACCAGAAGCTCCTTACCACCCTGAAGCACATGCGGGACCTGGGCAACACGGTCATTGTCGTTGAACACGACGAGGAGACCATTCGCGAGGCCGATTACGTCGTGGACCTGGGACCCGGGGCGGGGCTTCATGGCGGCTACGTTGTGGCCACGGGAACTCCCGCGGAAATCGAGGCAAACATGGCTTCGATAACCGGCGATTATCTCGCAGGCAGGAAGTCCATTCCGGTACCGCAGGAACGGCGTGAGTCCCGGGGGCATATAGAAATAACGGGAGCAGCCGAAAATAATCTGAAAAAAATTGATGCCCGGTTTCCCCTGGGTGTTTTTACCGCGATTACCGGTGTTTCCGGTTCGGGAAAATCCACCCTGGTCATTGAAATTCTGTACAAGGCGCTCTCAAACCTGCTCATGCGCTCCCGGGAATATCCCGGCGCCTTCGATAAGATAACGGGCATTGAGGAAGTGGATAAAGTCATTGATATAGACCAGTCGCCCATCGGAAGGACGCCCCGGTCCAATCCTGCCACCTATACCGGGCTCTTTACTCCCATTCGTGATCTTTTTACCAGGCTTCCCGAGTCAAAGGTACGGGGATATAAGGCCGGCCGCTTCTCCTTCAATGTTGCCGGGGGCCGGTGCGAAACGTGCCAGGGAGACGGCGTCAAGAAGATAGAAATGCATTTCCTTCCCGACGTCTACATTACCTGCGAGGTGTGCAAGGGAAGGCGGTACAACCATGAGACCCTGGAGGTCCGCTACAAGGGAAAGAACATATACGAAATACTGGAGATGACCGTCGAGGAGGCCCTGGAATTTTTTGAAAGCATTCCAGCCGTTAAAAGCAAGCTGGATACGCTGAACAAAGTCGGGCTGGGTTATATCAAGCTGGGACAGCCCGCCACGACACTTTCAGGCGGTGAGGCACAGCGTGTCAAGCTGGCCACGGAGCTGTCAAAGCGGGCCACGGGAAGGACCGTGTATATTCTCGATGAGCCCACAACGGGACTGCATTTCGCCGACATACAGAAGCTTATTGATGTGCTCAATTCCCTGGTGGACAAGGGCAACACGCTCATTGTCATAGAACATAACCTCGATGTCATTAAAACGGCTGACTGGATCATCGATCTGGGCCCCGAAGGCGGTGACGGCGGCGGTACCATCGTGGGTGCGGGAACGCCCGAGGAAATAGCCAGGATGAAGGAATCCTACACGGGACAGTTTCTCAAGCGGATATTCAGCAGGCGCTGA